A stretch of DNA from Hippopotamus amphibius kiboko isolate mHipAmp2 chromosome 5, mHipAmp2.hap2, whole genome shotgun sequence:
CATGATTGTAACACATCAATTACAGCCGTGGTTCTCAACCAAGGAATGGTTTTACCTCTCAAGGGACATATGGCAAATGTTGCAGACATTTTTGATTGACATGACTTGAGGTTGCTACTCATATTTAGTGGGTGGAGACCAgtgatgctgctaaacaccctgcaatgcacaggacggcccctccacaacaaagagttatctGGCCAAAATATCAATAGCCCTGCTCTTGGGAAACCCTGAATTACAGCATTGTCTTAGGTGCTTGCCAGTACCAGAGGTGGTTCTTCTCTCTGGGATAGACTTCCTTTTAGTTCTCTTAAAATAAGCAATAAGATGGACATTTTAGGACGTTAAGAGATATAGGTTTTCTTTCATTgctctttcaattttttattttgtatttagcCATATCCACGTATGATTCACATTGGTGTCAGTTCTTTGTTGGTgagtcttctcttcttcttcctcccccacttcctcttctttctcctcctgttcCTGTTCCAGGTCcctatttttgaaagattttggaCACATGGGGTTTTACTCACTGCTTTAAGGGGAGTGGGTAGGGGATTGTTCCATTCCTTTATCTTCTCTGTTCCAAAGTAGGATATGGGGTTCTGATCAGAGCAAAGTGTTATCTCACTGGTGGCAACTTTATTCCAGCAAATTAACTTTATATATTCTTCAATTTTTGCTTCTCTCTAGGTAAAGTGCATGCAGGTGTTAGTATGACTTCATTGAAAACAATAGCAGTTAGAATAAGACAATCCTATTAGCTTCCCAGAGGAAATAAATGACCATTTATTCTATGGTGAGGTGTTGGTGGAAGTAGatagggagagcaggaggggaagTTGGCCTTTTGAGAGAGATTTAGCCAAGAGGTTCTCTAGGAAAAGCTTCTGTCACTGCAATGGTATTTAATTGTGTAATAGGTTTATTTCCTTCCCTGGACTGTGAAACCCTTGAGCTTTTCACTCCAGTGCCTAGTACGCCTCATGCATTCAATAATATTATACTGTTACTACACACAGAGGGGGAAATTACCATGTATTACTTTCCCCCATGATAATTAGCTTCTCCAGAATCACTTCTGGAGGTCAATTGTGCAAAAGCAGAGAAATTAGAAGCATATTGGGCTTTTgtcagataaaagaaaaagattattttactattaaacaacaaaaatctatttttttggtATAGCTATTTTTCCTTGTCTATAACTATCTAATTCTTAGAAGATGGTTATTTGGCCTGGGAAGGAATcgttaaaattgagaaaatggttTCTTTCCAAAGAAATTAAGTTTTATCTTCCTTAAGAAATAGTAGACTTTGAAATGTACTCGATACATAAAGCCAATGAAATTGTGAAAGTAATGAACACAGAACTTGAAACACTTAGAGTAACTTTAAGTAAAGCTCAGAGGGATTACATTTATGGAAATTAATTCACTTCTAtagaatatttaagaatatttgtgATTCACTCACTAGCTATATATAGCAGGTTGATACAGCTATATTGTATGAAAGGCTTTACGATAGAAAAAGAATTAGAATTcatttgactttcttttcttgaaatataCGAAACAACTACATATGCTCTTTAAAATGAGTTTTGTGAATTAGATGATTTTTTTATGTATACTTCTTAATCTTGGTCCTTTCTTAGAGAGTCATCGTGAAAATGTTTTACCTTGGAGAGTATGTGGCAAGGTCTCCTCCCACTAAAGAACAAACTGAAGGATTTagagtttcttctttgatttattggGATTGATTGTTTTTAATGCCTATAGGAGATAGTACCCACACATACAagtatgaacttttaaaaaactgccaaTAAAATGCAATCCAAAAACTGACAATGAAgatataatttccttttatttctgtaacaATCTAAGGTCTAGATGGCTGAAAAAGTTTTGAGTTTGAGTTTGCACTTGGCCTCATTTATTTCTAGGAGGGAAAGGAGTAATAAATACCATTTTTTCCTTGTAGATTGAATAATAGTTTTGATTCTCTGTAAGCATCTTTCTAGTTTCAGAATTCCATTTGTCAATGAAGAGAATTTATCAAGGAAGAGAGAACTAAATGAAGTTGATTTAGCTTGAAAGTTAAAAATCCTGttactttcttgtttttctaatcAAATCCAatgataatatattaaatatctttttatttgcaATAATGGTAGATGTTGGCTATTAGTGACATCCTTAGAAGAAAGATGTGACTCTTTATTCAGTAAATCAATTCATTAGTATGAAATCAACCCAGAACCTTCTTTCTAAAAGAACTCTGCACTTTCAGAAGGAGCCTTGGCCTCTTATAACACTGAATTAATTCCAGGGTAATTCCTGCAAACCAGTGCTGAGCCAAGAGGGGATGCAAGTGTTTAGAGACATAGCAAAGAGGTTGTCCAAGTCTGACTTGAAAACCTAAGATGTAGATAAGCTGATATGGGATATGgctcaaaaaatataaaagcatgatATGGGTGAGTGGTTGGTATGAGCAAAAGAAGAGGAATGGAATGTGAACAAAACCCAACTTTACCATCAGTGTCTCGGAGAAAAGGGCAATCATTACTAATAACTTTATTTTGTACTAAATTCTACGCTTCTCagtatttgtcaattttattgtatCTGTGGTCCTCCAGAAATGATTAAATGATTATATGTATGTTCCAGAAAGGATTCATTTGTTCAGAAAtggttattcattcatttattcatttaataagtcACTATTGAGCATCTACCAGGTATCAGATACTATCTTAGATGCTGAGATTATAGCAGCATATGTCTTACAGTGTTTTTGCCCTTATAcaattaattacataaataaacttttaattatatttgagGTGAGTGTTAAGAAGGAAAAGTATCTTATGAGATGAGAATGATTTGTAGGGAAATTTGACCTGACTGAGTGTACAGGAGAGGATTTCTCTATGAAAGGGACACAACGCTGAAAGCTGCATGTGGGAAAACTTCCTGTGTTGGGAAAGTGCTGATGTCTTCAAAAACAATAAGAAGTGAGGGAAGAGAGTGGGGTGACACGAGGCAAGGCCAGAGGGTGCACAGTACTTTGGACCAGGTTAAACATGCTGACTTTCATCCGTTATGTCCTACACCATGAAGGGGCTGTGTAGTATATAATTGTCACATAATAGGCGCATGATGGTACATGATTGGCATCATGAAGGATATGAAAGTGTGAAAATCACAGTTGGTTCATTCAAGAAGCCCTCAGTGTCATAAGGGAGACCTATGATTGCTGCTTCTTCTCCCATGTGAAGTTTCTGAGAGAGAGAGTCCCTTACTTTTCATTTTACCCCCATCCCTAATGCAATAGATTTGTGCTCAGTAGTAAATGTATGTtgattgaataattttttataaatatccaTAGTGCAGTGATAAGGCTTTGCTTGTCCAAGGTCCCTGATCTCTGTACGACTCTGAGTCTTAGAACATTGGCTTTCTGGCATCTAGACAGTTTAAGGCTTTGGGCTACTTCTCCCTTTGATCCTTTATGATTAAACTATATCATCTTAGATATGGTGTCACCCAAGGGGGCCTATGTTATGTTCAGAACAGTAAAAGTGCTGGACTGTAAAAGGCACTCTGCATCTTGCCTATTACTCTAACAGGATAGGAATTGAACACTTTGGAACCAAACTGTTTCGGATCCAGTGGTGACTCTGCTACTCATTAGCACTGTGATAGTTTAATTTTATTGTCCTCAGTTTCTCAGCCAGTAAAATGGACAGAAAAGCAGAACCTActtcataggattattgtgaagattaactaTAAAAATTCCTATAAATTTCTTAGTATACTctcaatatatattaatattaaacactcggggacttcctaggtggctcagtggttaagaatccgcctgccaaggcggAAGTGCGGAGGTTGGACTCCAGGCGGTGTGGGCAGCGTGTGGTGTCTGAGTTCCTGGGTTTTCTCAGCTTTGCAGGTAAACTATGGATAAAAGTTTGCAGAGTAAGTGGAAAAGGAAGATGCgtgctgaaaagagaaaaaagaatgcccCGAAGGAGTTCAGCAGACTGAAAAGTATTCTTAAAGTAGATGGTGATGTTTTAATGAAAGACGTTCAAGAGATAGCAATAGTGGTGGAACCCAAACATTGTCAAGAGAAAACGCAATGTGTGGTGAAAGATGAAACAGATGACATGAAAATGGAGACTGAtattaagagaaacaaaaagactcTTCTCGACCAGCATGGGCAGTACCCCGTATGGGTGAACCAGAGgcaaagaaaaagactgaaagcaaagtgagagaaaaacaagggaaaaagcaaaggaaaggccATGAAGGCAGCAAAGGGTTTGGCCTCGTAGACTTAAAAACTTGAAAAGTGCCACATAGGATGGATCTTTGATTAGAAATGTATACATTGATTTCAGCTTCCGCCACATgaaaattttgtttccattttttaacttGGCCTTTTCCTTCAGTTCAAGCCCAACCTAACTCCTTAAATTTGTCATGGtaacttgaataaaatattttctttgatgaatgaaaaaaaaaaaaaaaagaatccgcctgccaatgcaggagacactggtttgatccctggtccgagaagatcccccatgccgcagagcacctaagcccgcaactactgagcctgcactctagagactgtgagtcacaactgttgagcctgtgtgctgcaactactgaagtccgtgtgcctagagcccctgctgcacaagagaagccactgcaatgaggagcctgcgcaccacaatgaagagtagccccgctcgctgtaactagagaaagcccgtgtgcagcattgaagacccaacatagccaataaataaattttaaaaaaaactactaaaaatgttccttttttatatttgttatattagGTAATTCTCACAATTCCTCTGAGACACTAGTAATTCTAGCATTTcaacctagatttttttttgacaacTTTCACTCTTGACTGTATCAGGCAGTCCCAGGCTCTTTGTGTCTCTCAGGAAATTTCCTCCGCCGTGTCCAATAGCATACAAATCAATTCCCAGCATCCCAGAAGGCAACCTGTCCTTCAAATGCTAGGAGGGGGAGAAGGTGTTTCTGGGACCAAGAGTGAGCTACATCTCACCTCTCAAACTGAGCTGTAAAGATGAAAGCTATTTAAGGCCCAGTGTTGGAAACAGTTTCCAGACCTCCTTAAAATTGTCACCATATATAACAGTGTGcatcagagtgattggccagagacaacctggaaacccaccccatcaccataaaacccaagactgcaaGCCACGtagcagagcagtcctcctgggttccctaaccctcctgctctcca
This window harbors:
- the LOC130853239 gene encoding protein LLP homolog, translated to MDKSLQSKWKRKMRAEKRKKNAPKEFSRLKSILKVDGDVLMKDVQEIAIVVEPKHCQEKTQCVVKDETDDMKMETDIKRNKKTLLDQHGQYPVWVNQRQRKRLKAK